A genomic stretch from Thauera sp. GDN1 includes:
- the ppc gene encoding phosphoenolpyruvate carboxylase — protein sequence MTQDKDAPLREDIRLLGRLLGDTVRDQQGAAAFELIERIRQNSVRFRRDDDIAARRELEAILDALSREQTIQVVRAFSYFSHLANIAEDQHHIRRSRAHLIAGSAPREGSLAHALEQALASGTTDAESLLGFFDTALVSPVLTAHPTEVQRKSILNCETVLARLLDERDRMQLTPEEAEANLEALRRAVLTLWQTRMLRTAKLSVIDEVNNGLSYFETTFLRELPRLYASLEDRLAAADPALGAPELAAFLQVGSWIGGDRDGNPFVTAEVLERALAMQCAVALGYYLDELHILGSQLSLGIGLVSASDALLALAEASPDHSPHRSDEPYRRAISGIYARLAATHRALLGHAPARHAVAEATPYPDATALAADLEVLHRSLVANGSAALARGRLRHLRRAVKVFGFHLAPIDLRQNSDVHERVVAELLEVARPGSAYSSLDEAARCALLLEELATARPLASPHVRYADETEGELAIFRAARRAHQRYGAGAIRNCIISKTDDVSDLLELAVLLKEAGLLRPLENALDVNIVPLFETIGDLENAAEVMDRIFALPAYRALLESRAQTQEVMLGYSDSNKDGGFLTSGWALYKAEGELVDTFARHGVRLRLFHGRGGSVGRGGGPSYQAILAQPEGAVQGQIRLTEQGEVIGAKYGNPEVGRRNLEVLVAATLETSLRPASASPTPPAFLDAMQALSDAAFAAYRGLVYETEGFERYFWESTVISEIAALNIGSRPASRKKSTAIEDLRAIPWVFSWSQCRVMLPGWYGFGSAVRDFLAARPDDGLALLQRMSREWPFFQTLLSNMDMVLAKTDLAIASRYAELVKDVALREAIFSRIRAEHQATVEAVLQITGQRELLDGNPLLKRSIRNRFPYLDPLNHVQVEMLSRHREATAGNASTDERIRIGIHISINGIAAGLRNSG from the coding sequence ATGACCCAGGACAAGGACGCCCCGCTGCGTGAAGACATCCGCCTGCTCGGCCGCCTGCTCGGCGACACCGTGCGCGACCAGCAGGGCGCAGCCGCATTCGAGCTCATCGAACGCATCCGCCAGAATTCGGTGCGCTTCCGCCGCGACGACGACATCGCCGCACGGCGCGAGCTCGAGGCGATCCTCGACGCCCTGTCGCGCGAGCAGACCATCCAGGTCGTGCGCGCCTTCAGCTATTTCTCGCACCTGGCCAACATCGCCGAGGACCAGCACCACATCCGCCGCAGCCGCGCCCACCTGATCGCCGGCTCCGCGCCGCGCGAGGGCAGCCTCGCCCACGCGCTCGAACAGGCGCTGGCCAGCGGCACCACCGATGCCGAGTCCCTGCTCGGCTTCTTCGACACCGCGCTGGTCTCGCCGGTGCTCACCGCCCATCCCACCGAGGTGCAGCGAAAGAGCATCCTCAACTGCGAGACCGTGCTCGCCCGCCTGCTCGACGAGCGCGACCGCATGCAGCTCACCCCCGAGGAGGCCGAGGCCAACCTCGAGGCCTTGCGCCGCGCGGTGCTGACGCTGTGGCAGACGCGCATGCTGCGCACCGCCAAGCTGTCGGTGATCGACGAGGTCAACAACGGCCTGTCCTACTTCGAGACCACCTTCCTGCGCGAGCTGCCGCGCCTCTACGCCAGCCTCGAGGACCGCCTCGCCGCGGCCGATCCGGCCCTCGGCGCGCCCGAGCTCGCCGCCTTCCTGCAGGTCGGGAGCTGGATCGGCGGCGACCGCGACGGCAACCCCTTCGTCACCGCCGAGGTGCTCGAGCGCGCGCTCGCGATGCAATGCGCGGTGGCGCTCGGCTACTACCTCGACGAACTCCACATCCTCGGCTCGCAGCTCTCGCTCGGCATCGGCCTGGTGTCGGCCTCGGACGCGCTGCTGGCGCTCGCGGAGGCCTCGCCCGACCACTCCCCGCATCGCAGCGACGAGCCCTACCGGCGCGCCATCTCCGGCATCTACGCGCGGCTCGCCGCCACCCATCGCGCGCTGCTCGGCCATGCGCCGGCGCGCCATGCGGTCGCCGAGGCGACGCCCTACCCGGACGCGACCGCACTCGCCGCCGATCTCGAGGTCCTGCACCGCTCGCTGGTGGCCAACGGCTCGGCGGCGCTCGCGCGCGGGCGGCTGCGCCACCTGCGGCGCGCGGTGAAGGTCTTCGGCTTTCACCTCGCCCCGATCGATCTGCGCCAGAACTCGGACGTGCATGAGCGCGTGGTCGCCGAGCTGCTCGAGGTCGCCCGCCCGGGCAGCGCCTACTCGAGCCTCGACGAGGCGGCGCGCTGCGCGCTGCTGCTGGAAGAACTCGCCACCGCCCGCCCGCTCGCCTCGCCCCACGTCCGGTACGCGGACGAGACCGAGGGCGAACTGGCGATCTTCCGCGCCGCGCGCCGCGCGCACCAGCGCTACGGCGCCGGGGCGATCCGCAACTGCATCATCTCCAAGACCGACGACGTCTCCGACCTGCTCGAGCTGGCCGTGCTGCTCAAGGAGGCCGGCCTGCTGCGCCCGCTGGAGAACGCGCTCGACGTGAACATCGTGCCGCTGTTCGAGACCATCGGCGACCTCGAGAACGCCGCCGAGGTCATGGACCGCATCTTCGCGCTGCCCGCCTACCGCGCCCTGCTCGAATCGCGCGCGCAGACCCAGGAGGTGATGCTGGGCTATTCCGACAGCAACAAGGATGGCGGCTTCCTGACCTCGGGCTGGGCGCTGTACAAGGCCGAGGGCGAGCTGGTCGACACCTTCGCTCGCCATGGCGTGCGCCTGCGCCTGTTCCACGGCCGCGGCGGCTCGGTGGGCCGCGGCGGCGGACCGAGCTACCAGGCCATCCTCGCCCAGCCCGAGGGCGCGGTGCAGGGCCAGATCCGCCTCACCGAACAGGGCGAGGTGATCGGCGCCAAGTATGGAAACCCGGAGGTCGGCCGGCGCAACCTCGAGGTGCTGGTCGCCGCCACGCTCGAGACCAGCCTGCGCCCGGCCAGCGCCAGCCCGACGCCGCCGGCCTTCCTCGACGCCATGCAGGCGCTCTCGGACGCGGCCTTCGCCGCCTACCGCGGCCTCGTCTACGAGACCGAGGGCTTCGAGCGCTACTTCTGGGAATCGACCGTGATCAGCGAGATCGCGGCGCTCAACATCGGCTCGCGCCCGGCCTCGCGCAAGAAGAGCACGGCGATCGAGGACCTGCGCGCGATCCCCTGGGTGTTCAGCTGGTCGCAGTGCCGGGTGATGCTGCCGGGCTGGTACGGCTTCGGCAGCGCGGTGCGCGACTTCCTCGCCGCGCGCCCGGACGACGGCCTGGCGCTGCTGCAGCGCATGAGCCGCGAGTGGCCCTTCTTCCAGACCCTGCTGTCGAACATGGACATGGTGCTGGCCAAGACCGACCTCGCGATCGCCAGCCGCTATGCCGAGCTGGTCAAGGACGTGGCGCTGCGCGAGGCGATCTTCAGCCGCATCCGCGCCGAACACCAGGCCACCGTCGAGGCGGTGCTGCAGATCACCGGCCAGCGCGAACTGCTCGACGGCAACCCGCTGCTCAAGCGCTCGATCCGCAACCGCTTCCCCTATCTCGACCCGCTCAACCACGTCCAGGTCGAGATGCTGAGCCGCCACCGCGAGGCGACGGCCGGCAACGCCAGCACCGACGAGCGCATCCGCATCGGCATCCACATCTCGATCAACGGTATCGCCGCGGGGCTGCGCAACAGCGGCTGA
- a CDS encoding thioredoxin fold domain-containing protein: MPIALSAAQPGLPKAADLGADGAAMRAAKMPMVVLYSQADCSYCDQARTYLVPMAKDPANAQRALFRQIDMDSDAALVDFAGKPSTHRRLARQLGAKFTPTVAVLDADGRTLGEPIVGMRLADFYGQYVENAIDDGRAALAARP, encoded by the coding sequence GTGCCGATCGCACTCTCGGCTGCCCAGCCGGGCCTGCCGAAGGCCGCGGACCTGGGCGCGGACGGTGCCGCGATGCGCGCGGCGAAGATGCCGATGGTGGTGCTCTACAGCCAGGCCGACTGCAGCTACTGCGACCAGGCGCGAACCTACCTGGTGCCGATGGCGAAGGACCCGGCCAACGCGCAGCGCGCCCTGTTCAGGCAGATCGACATGGACTCGGACGCCGCGCTCGTCGATTTCGCCGGCAAGCCGTCGACGCACCGGCGCCTGGCCCGGCAGCTGGGCGCGAAATTCACGCCCACCGTAGCCGTGCTCGACGCCGACGGCCGCACGCTGGGCGAGCCGATCGTCGGCATGCGGCTGGCCGATTTCTACGGCCAGTACGTCGAGAACGCGATCGACGACGGCCGCGCGGCGCTGGCCGCGAGACCCTGA
- the hemC gene encoding hydroxymethylbilane synthase gives MSQATPERIVIATRESRLALWQAEHIKARLEALYPGCRVELLGMTTRGDQILDRPLAKVGGKGLFVKELETALLDGRADIAVHSMKDVPMEMGPDFALPCITTREVPLDAFVSNRYESLADMPPGAVVGTSSLRRESQIHAQYPFLAVTSLRGNLDTRLRKLDEGQYDAIILAAAGLTRLGLGERIRSVMPAEVSLPAAGQGALGIECLAARKDVIGWLQPLVDADTAACVLAERAVARALAGSCEVPLGAYAVMREGQLWLRGFVARPDGSEIVRAERAGAAADAESLGRALADELRAQGAEAILADIG, from the coding sequence GTGAGCCAAGCGACCCCCGAGCGCATCGTCATCGCCACCCGTGAAAGCCGTCTCGCCCTGTGGCAGGCCGAGCACATCAAGGCCCGGCTCGAGGCATTGTATCCCGGCTGCCGCGTCGAGCTTCTGGGCATGACCACCCGCGGCGACCAGATCCTCGATCGTCCGCTCGCCAAGGTCGGCGGCAAGGGCCTGTTCGTCAAGGAGCTGGAGACCGCGCTGCTCGACGGCCGCGCCGACATCGCCGTGCATTCGATGAAGGACGTGCCGATGGAGATGGGGCCGGACTTCGCGCTGCCCTGCATCACCACGCGCGAGGTGCCGCTCGACGCCTTCGTGTCCAATCGCTACGAGAGCCTGGCCGACATGCCGCCGGGCGCGGTGGTCGGCACCTCCTCGCTGCGCCGCGAATCGCAGATCCACGCGCAGTATCCCTTCCTGGCGGTGACCAGCCTGCGCGGCAACCTCGACACCCGCCTGCGCAAGCTCGACGAGGGGCAGTACGACGCGATCATCCTCGCCGCTGCCGGCCTGACCCGGCTCGGTCTGGGCGAGCGCATCCGTTCGGTGATGCCGGCCGAGGTTTCGCTGCCGGCCGCGGGCCAGGGCGCGCTCGGCATCGAATGCCTGGCCGCGCGCAAGGACGTGATCGGCTGGCTGCAGCCGCTGGTCGATGCCGACACCGCCGCCTGCGTGCTCGCCGAGCGTGCGGTCGCTCGTGCGCTGGCGGGCAGCTGCGAGGTGCCGCTCGGCGCCTATGCGGTGATGCGCGAAGGGCAGCTGTGGCTGCGCGGCTTCGTCGCCCGCCCGGACGGCAGCGAGATCGTCCGCGCCGAGCGCGCCGGCGCGGCGGCCGATGCCGAGTCTCTGGGGCGTGCCTTGGCCGACGAGCTGCGCGCGCAGGGCGCGGAAGCGATCCTGGCCGACATCGGCTGA
- a CDS encoding uroporphyrinogen-III synthase: MRPREQAGSLCERIRAAGGEALLFPVIAVGPALDSAPLEDIVGRLDDFDLAFFVSPNAANYAMRFILPRRAWPATLKVATVGKGSERVLRGYGFEHVIAPADGFDSEAVIALPEFAAEAVAGRKVLILRGDGGRELLADTLRERGARVEYVTCYRRFCPDADPALLLQPVARGEVDGLLLTSSEGVRNLRQMLGAEGLAALLPVTVFATHPRIGAQAREAGFADIVETPAGDDGLMQALVNHFGWSLKQ, from the coding sequence ATGCGCCCGCGCGAGCAGGCGGGCAGCCTGTGCGAGCGCATCCGCGCCGCCGGTGGCGAGGCGCTGCTGTTCCCCGTGATCGCGGTCGGGCCGGCGCTCGATTCCGCGCCGCTCGAGGACATCGTCGGCCGCCTCGACGACTTCGACCTGGCCTTCTTCGTCAGCCCCAACGCGGCCAATTACGCGATGCGCTTCATCCTGCCGCGGCGCGCATGGCCGGCGACGCTCAAGGTCGCCACCGTCGGCAAGGGCAGCGAGCGCGTGCTGCGCGGCTACGGTTTCGAGCACGTGATCGCACCCGCGGACGGCTTCGACAGCGAGGCGGTGATCGCGCTGCCCGAGTTCGCGGCCGAGGCCGTGGCCGGGCGCAAGGTCCTGATCCTGCGTGGCGACGGCGGGCGCGAATTGCTCGCCGACACCTTGCGCGAACGCGGTGCGCGCGTGGAATATGTCACCTGCTACCGTCGTTTCTGCCCCGATGCCGACCCGGCGCTGCTGCTGCAGCCGGTGGCGCGCGGCGAGGTCGATGGCCTTCTGCTCACCAGCAGCGAGGGCGTGCGCAACCTCCGTCAGATGCTGGGCGCGGAGGGCTTGGCCGCACTGCTGCCGGTGACGGTGTTCGCCACCCACCCCCGCATCGGGGCGCAGGCGCGGGAAGCCGGGTTTGCCGACATCGTGGAGACGCCCGCCGGCGATGACGGGCTGATGCAGGCGCTTGTGAATCACTTTGGCTGGAGCCTAAAACAATGA
- a CDS encoding uroporphyrinogen-III C-methyltransferase: MKEEIPALIQSPTAQHSSAKDEQGGARTEARDAEHSREPVSAEARVSTPPAAGDPAEPARSPAAWWALLLALIALGGTGWAVWQARDTRLQSFELREELARRLSEGESIATEARGIVRQQQEVIASLQGKLGVLESKVETTEGQAAALEALYQEFSRSREDGVIAEVEQAVALASQQLQIAGNVEAALIALQEAEARLAIHDRGQLASLRRALAKDIDELRLQPVLDVSGLSLRLERLLERADALPFAFEGQLPVEAAVGSEMGPADSGGLAGWMAGAWRFTQALAADVWHEVRTLVRVERLDQDDPVLLAPAQNTFLRENLKIRLLTARLALLARDGRTYEADLGQARAWAERFFDLRDDRVQAALNELKELEAVKVRYEPPDLSETFTALRTVQVRSGRPPLPSEPVKPSEPAPAATVEAPSAVSAAGSPAATDAAATEAAPAASSVAPAAEAAPAAASE, translated from the coding sequence ATGAAGGAAGAGATTCCTGCCCTGATCCAGTCGCCGACGGCGCAGCATTCGTCCGCGAAAGACGAGCAAGGAGGCGCGCGCACGGAGGCGCGCGACGCCGAGCACAGCCGTGAGCCCGTGTCCGCCGAGGCGCGGGTATCGACGCCGCCAGCCGCCGGCGATCCGGCCGAGCCCGCACGCAGTCCCGCCGCATGGTGGGCTCTGCTGCTAGCCCTGATCGCGCTCGGGGGCACCGGGTGGGCCGTCTGGCAGGCGCGGGACACCCGCCTGCAGTCCTTCGAGCTGCGCGAGGAACTTGCGCGCCGCCTGTCGGAGGGCGAATCGATCGCCACCGAGGCGCGCGGCATCGTGCGCCAGCAGCAGGAAGTGATCGCCTCGCTGCAGGGCAAGCTCGGCGTGCTCGAATCCAAGGTCGAGACCACCGAGGGGCAGGCGGCCGCGCTCGAAGCCCTGTACCAGGAGTTCTCGCGTAGCCGCGAGGACGGCGTGATTGCCGAGGTGGAACAGGCGGTCGCGCTCGCCTCGCAGCAACTGCAGATCGCCGGCAACGTCGAGGCGGCGCTGATCGCGCTGCAGGAGGCCGAGGCCCGGCTCGCCATCCATGACCGCGGCCAACTCGCCTCGCTGCGTCGTGCGCTGGCGAAGGACATCGACGAGCTCCGCCTGCAGCCTGTGCTGGACGTGTCCGGCCTCAGCCTGCGCCTCGAGCGCCTGCTCGAGCGCGCGGACGCGCTGCCCTTCGCCTTCGAAGGCCAGCTGCCGGTCGAGGCGGCGGTCGGCAGCGAGATGGGGCCCGCCGACAGCGGCGGCCTGGCGGGCTGGATGGCCGGCGCATGGCGCTTCACCCAGGCGCTGGCGGCCGATGTCTGGCATGAGGTGCGCACCCTGGTGCGTGTAGAACGCCTCGACCAGGACGATCCGGTGCTGCTCGCGCCGGCGCAGAACACCTTCCTGCGCGAGAACCTGAAGATCCGCCTGCTCACCGCCCGTCTCGCCCTGCTGGCGCGCGACGGCCGCACCTACGAGGCCGATCTCGGCCAGGCCCGTGCCTGGGCCGAGCGTTTCTTCGACCTGCGCGACGATCGCGTCCAGGCGGCGCTGAACGAACTCAAGGAGCTGGAAGCGGTGAAGGTGCGCTACGAGCCGCCCGATCTCAGCGAGACCTTCACCGCGCTGCGCACGGTGCAGGTGCGCAGCGGCCGCCCGCCGCTGCCGTCCGAGCCGGTAAAGCCGTCTGAGCCGGCGCCTGCCGCCACAGTGGAAGCGCCGAGTGCAGTGTCTGCAGCCGGCAGCCCCGCGGCCACCGACGCTGCCGCCACCGAGGCGGCGCCTGCCGCTTCGTCCGTGGCGCCGGCGGCGGAAGCTGCGCCCGCGGCTGCGAGCGAGTGA
- a CDS encoding heme biosynthesis HemY N-terminal domain-containing protein — translation MRALIWLIGIFALAVGVAMIAGVNDGYVLVVLSPWRAQISLNLFIVLLVAGVLLIHLALRVFTRTLALPSRVAQWRERRRREKADKALHGAINALFEGRFAQSLKSASTAYAATEGSSMAALVAARAAHALQDETRYREWLDHAAEQGKESEVARLMTEAELAIESRQFDVAASRLAQLREGGHKHIAMLRLEAQVALELGRWEELLHILRQLRKHKALTAEQAAPGLRRAHIERMRQLGADPVEVEAYWQAIPTEELQDRGLIEGVLPLMARVGCAKLARAQTERLLEERWDSGLARLYAYCADSVDAARACLYNAESWLERQPRDAGLLFALGQLCRRTELWGKAQSYLEASLGLEPAVETHLALAHLFDTLERREDAQRHYRAAAERVAGGGAA, via the coding sequence ATGCGCGCACTGATCTGGCTGATCGGCATCTTCGCCCTCGCCGTGGGCGTGGCGATGATTGCCGGGGTGAATGACGGCTACGTCCTGGTGGTGTTGTCGCCGTGGCGGGCACAGATTTCCCTGAACCTCTTCATCGTGCTGCTGGTGGCCGGCGTGTTGCTGATCCACCTCGCGCTGCGGGTGTTCACCCGCACGCTGGCGCTGCCGTCCCGGGTTGCGCAGTGGCGCGAGCGCCGCCGCCGCGAGAAGGCGGACAAGGCGCTGCACGGCGCGATCAACGCGCTCTTCGAGGGACGTTTCGCGCAGTCGCTGAAGTCGGCGTCGACCGCCTACGCCGCGACCGAGGGCTCGTCGATGGCGGCGCTGGTCGCCGCGCGCGCCGCCCATGCCCTGCAGGACGAGACGCGCTACCGCGAATGGCTCGATCACGCGGCCGAGCAGGGCAAGGAAAGCGAGGTCGCGCGCCTGATGACCGAGGCCGAGCTGGCGATCGAGAGCCGGCAGTTCGATGTCGCCGCCTCCCGTCTCGCCCAGCTGCGCGAGGGGGGGCACAAGCACATCGCGATGCTGCGACTGGAGGCACAGGTCGCACTCGAACTCGGGCGCTGGGAGGAACTCCTCCATATCCTGCGCCAGCTGCGCAAGCACAAGGCGCTGACGGCGGAGCAGGCCGCGCCCGGCCTGCGCAGGGCCCACATCGAGCGCATGAGGCAGCTCGGCGCCGACCCGGTTGAAGTGGAGGCCTACTGGCAGGCGATCCCGACCGAGGAGTTGCAGGACCGCGGCCTGATCGAGGGCGTGCTGCCGCTGATGGCGCGCGTCGGCTGTGCAAAGCTCGCCCGTGCGCAGACCGAGCGCCTGCTCGAGGAGCGGTGGGACAGCGGCCTGGCGCGCCTGTATGCCTATTGCGCCGATTCGGTCGACGCTGCGCGCGCCTGCCTGTACAACGCCGAGTCCTGGCTCGAACGCCAGCCGCGCGATGCCGGCCTGCTGTTCGCGCTCGGCCAGCTGTGCCGGCGCACCGAGCTGTGGGGCAAGGCGCAGAGCTACCTGGAGGCTTCGCTGGGCCTGGAGCCCGCGGTCGAGACCCATCTCGCGCTCGCCCACCTGTTCGACACGCTCGAGCGCCGGGAAGACGCGCAGCGCCACTACCGGGCTGCGGCCGAGCGGGTGGCGGGCGGCGGCGCGGCCTGA
- the hemF gene encoding oxygen-dependent coproporphyrinogen oxidase, which yields MDPRTVKPWFTGLQQDIVARLEAFDGQAFRSDGWERPGGGGGLTRVIEDGAFFERGGVNFSHVMGDGMPASATAHRPELAGRRFEAMGVSLVLHPRNPYCPTVHMNVRCFVALAEGKAPVWWFGGGMDLTPYYPFEEDVRHFHATCKAAVLPFGGEAEYARLKDWCDRYFFLKHRNEPRGVGGLFFDDLGADGSTDFDTAFGLTRSVGEAFLGAYLPIVERRRDTPYGERERDFQAYRRGRYVEFNLVFDRGTLFGLQSGGRTESILMSMPPVVKWRYDWHPEPGSAEAVLYDTYLKARDWA from the coding sequence ATGGATCCGCGCACCGTCAAGCCCTGGTTCACCGGGCTGCAGCAGGACATCGTCGCCCGCCTCGAGGCCTTCGACGGCCAGGCCTTCCGCAGCGACGGCTGGGAGCGCCCCGGCGGCGGGGGCGGCCTGACCCGCGTCATCGAGGACGGCGCCTTCTTCGAGCGCGGTGGCGTCAACTTCTCGCACGTGATGGGCGACGGCATGCCCGCCTCGGCCACCGCGCACCGTCCCGAGCTCGCCGGACGCCGCTTCGAGGCCATGGGCGTGTCGCTGGTATTGCATCCGCGCAACCCGTACTGCCCCACGGTGCACATGAACGTGCGCTGCTTCGTGGCGCTCGCCGAGGGCAAGGCGCCAGTGTGGTGGTTCGGCGGAGGCATGGACCTGACGCCCTACTACCCCTTCGAGGAAGACGTCCGCCACTTCCACGCCACCTGCAAGGCGGCGGTCCTGCCCTTCGGCGGCGAGGCCGAATACGCCCGCCTGAAGGACTGGTGCGACCGCTACTTCTTCCTCAAGCATCGCAACGAGCCGCGCGGCGTGGGCGGGCTGTTCTTCGACGACCTGGGCGCCGACGGCAGCACGGACTTCGACACCGCCTTCGGCCTGACCAGGTCGGTCGGCGAGGCCTTCCTGGGCGCCTACCTGCCCATCGTCGAACGCCGCAGGGACACGCCCTACGGCGAGCGCGAACGCGATTTCCAGGCCTATCGTCGCGGCCGCTACGTGGAATTCAACCTGGTGTTCGACCGCGGCACCCTGTTCGGCCTGCAGTCGGGCGGACGCACCGAATCCATCCTGATGTCGATGCCGCCGGTCGTCAAATGGCGCTACGACTGGCACCCCGAGCCCGGCTCGGCCGAGGCTGTGCTGTACGACACCTACCTGAAGGCGCGCGACTGGGCCTGA
- the purD gene encoding phosphoribosylamine--glycine ligase, which yields MKVLVIGSGGREHALAWKLAQSPKVTRVLVAPGNPGTAAEMLLQNVPVTDIAELVELARREQVAFTVVGPEAPLAAGVVDAFRVAGLPIFGPTRAAAQLESSKDFAKQFLVRHNIPTAKYRTFSDAAAAHAYIDAEGAPIVIKADGLAAGKGVVVAMNADEAHAAIDMMLLDNRMGDAGARVVIEEFMEGEEASFIVMADGRHALALATSQDHKRLKDGDLGPNTGGMGAYSPAPVVTPDVHARVMREIINPTLAGMAADGLPYTGFLYAGLMIDGEGKPRVVEFNCRMGDPETQPIMMRLKTDLADLIEAAIAGKLDQVEAEWDRRFALGVVLAAAGYPENPRKGDPITGLPAVEQDDAHVFHAGTADKDGQIVTAGGRVLCVTALGDNARTAQKRAYEVADAIVFEGRQYRRDIGHRAIGRKT from the coding sequence ATGAAAGTCCTCGTCATCGGTTCCGGCGGCCGCGAACACGCGCTAGCCTGGAAACTCGCCCAGTCGCCCAAGGTCACCCGCGTGCTGGTCGCGCCAGGCAATCCGGGCACCGCTGCCGAGATGCTGCTGCAGAACGTGCCGGTCACCGACATTGCGGAGCTGGTCGAGCTCGCCCGGCGCGAACAGGTCGCGTTCACGGTGGTCGGCCCCGAGGCACCGCTGGCCGCCGGCGTGGTCGATGCGTTCCGCGTCGCCGGCCTGCCGATCTTCGGCCCGACCAGGGCCGCAGCCCAGCTCGAGAGCTCCAAGGACTTCGCCAAGCAGTTCCTGGTCCGCCATAACATCCCGACCGCGAAGTACCGGACCTTCTCCGATGCTGCCGCGGCACACGCCTACATCGATGCCGAAGGCGCGCCGATCGTGATCAAGGCCGACGGCCTGGCCGCGGGCAAGGGCGTGGTGGTGGCGATGAACGCCGATGAGGCCCATGCCGCGATCGACATGATGCTGCTCGACAACCGCATGGGCGATGCGGGCGCGCGCGTCGTGATCGAGGAGTTCATGGAGGGCGAGGAAGCCAGCTTCATCGTCATGGCCGACGGCAGGCACGCGCTCGCGCTCGCCACCAGCCAGGACCACAAGCGCCTCAAGGACGGCGACCTGGGTCCCAACACCGGCGGCATGGGCGCCTACTCGCCCGCCCCGGTGGTCACCCCCGACGTCCATGCGCGTGTGATGCGCGAGATCATCAACCCGACGCTGGCCGGCATGGCCGCCGACGGCCTGCCCTACACCGGCTTCCTCTACGCCGGCCTGATGATCGACGGCGAAGGCAAGCCGCGGGTGGTCGAATTCAACTGCCGCATGGGCGACCCCGAGACCCAGCCGATCATGATGCGGCTCAAGACCGACCTCGCCGACCTGATCGAAGCCGCCATCGCCGGCAAGCTCGACCAGGTCGAGGCCGAATGGGACCGCCGCTTCGCGCTCGGCGTGGTGCTGGCCGCCGCCGGCTACCCCGAGAATCCGCGCAAGGGCGACCCGATCACCGGTCTGCCCGCCGTCGAGCAGGACGATGCACACGTGTTCCACGCCGGCACCGCGGACAAGGACGGCCAGATCGTCACCGCCGGTGGCCGCGTGCTGTGCGTGACCGCGCTCGGCGACAACGCCCGCACTGCGCAGAAGCGCGCCTACGAGGTCGCCGACGCGATCGTGTTCGAGGGCCGCCAGTACCGCCGCGACATCGGCCACCGCGCGATCGGGCGCAAGACCTGA